From the genome of Leptodactylus fuscus isolate aLepFus1 chromosome 1, aLepFus1.hap2, whole genome shotgun sequence, one region includes:
- the NDNF gene encoding protein NDNF, producing the protein MLLSHWYITLVLLPVCLKGQKLPTRDEELFQMQIKDKALFHDSSVIPDGAEISGYLFRDNPKRYFFVVEEDNTPLSVIVTPCDAPLEWKLTLQELPEEASGEGSGEPEPLEQQKQQIMNEEGTELFSYKGNDVEYFVSTNSPSGLYQLELISTEKDTHFKVYATTTPESDQPYPELPYDPRVDVTSLGRTTVTLAWKPTPTSSVLKQPIQYCVVINKEHNFKSLCAVEAKINADDAFMMAPKPGLDFSPFDFAHFGFSSENDASRDRNFISKTLSTKMVRQMTAKSKDDLQKVCIGNKNIFTVSDLKPDTQYYFDVFAVNSATNMSTAYVGTFARTKEEAKQKTVELKDGKVTDVFIKRKGAKFLRFAPVSSHQKVTFSVHSCLDAIQIQVRRDGKLLLSQSVEGVRQFQLRGKPKAKYLIRLKGSKKGASMLKILATSKFNKQPFPSLPEDTRIKAFDKLRTCSSVTVAWLGTQERNKYCVYKKEVDDEYSEEQKKREQNQCLGPDTRKKSEKVLCKYFYSQNLHKAVTTETIKGLEAGKSYMLDVYVMGHGGHSVKYQSKVVKTRKFC; encoded by the exons ATGTTGCTGTCTCACTGGTACATCACATTAGTCCTATTGCCGGTTTGTTTGAAAGGGCAAAAATTGCCAACAAGAGATGAAGAATTGTTTCAGATGCAGATCAAAGATAAAGCCCTGTTCCATGATTCATCTGTAATTCCAGATGGAGCTGAGATCAGCGGTTATCTATTTAGAGATAACCCTAAAAG GTATTTTTTTGTGGTAGAAGAAGATAACACCCCTCTGTCAGTCATTGTCACTCCATGTGACGCACCTCTAGAGTGGAAGCTTACTCTACAGGAACTACCTGAGGAAGCTAGCGGGGAAGGATCAG GTGAGCCTGAACCTCTGGAGCAGCAAAAGCAGCAGATTATGAATGAAGAAGGCACCGAGCTGTTCTCTTATAAAGGCAATGACGTGGAATACTTTGTATCTACAAATTCACCATCTGGTTTGTATCAACTGGAATTAATTTCAACAGAAAAGGACACTCATTTTAAAGTTTATGCCACAACTACGCCAGAATCTGATCAGCCATACCCAGAACTACCCTATGATCCAAGAGTCGATGTAACATCACTTGGAAGGACCACTGTCACCCTGGCATGGAAACCAACACCTACATCATCCGTATTAAAGCAGCCTATCCAGTACTGTGTTGTAATAAACAAGGAACACAACTTCAAAAGTCTTTGTGCCGTTGAAGCTAAAATCAATGCAGATGATGCTTTTATGATGGCCCCTAAACCCGGATTAGACTTTAGTCCCTTTGACTTTGCCCATTTTGGGTTTTCATCAGAAAACGACGCTAGCAGGGATCGAAATTTCATATCAAAGACTTTATCTACAAAGATGGTCCGCCAGATGACTGCAAAATCAAAGGATGATCTCCAAAAGGTCTGCATTGGaaacaaaaatatatttacagTCTCTGATCTTAAACCTGACACCCAGTACTACTTTGATGTGTTTGCAGTTAACTCTGCTACAAATATGAGCACTGCTTACGTTGGTACATTTGCCCGAACCAAGGAAGAGGCCAAGCAAAAAACAGTGGAACTAAAGGACGGCAAAGTTACTGATGTGTTCATCAAGAGGAAGGGTGCTAAGTTCCTAAGATTTGCTCCAGTTTCATCTCACCAAAAAGTCACCTTTTCAGTTCACTCATGTTTAGATGCTATCCAAATTCAGGTCAGAAGGGATGGGAAACTGCTGTTATCACAGAGTGTGGAAGGGGTACGCCAGTTTCAACTAAGAGGAAAACCTAAAGCGAAATATCTGATCAGACTTAAAGGTAGCAAAAAAGGAGCTTCTATGCTAAAGATCTTGGCAACGTCAAAGTTCAACAAACAACCCTTTCCTTCTCTGCCTGAAGATACAAGAATCAAAGCTTTTGACAAATTACGTACATGTTCCTCAGTCACTGTAGCGTGGTTGGGAACACAGGAAAGAAATAAGTATTGTGTATATAAAAAAGAGGTGGATGATGAATACAGCGAAGAGCAAAAGAAAAGAGAACAAAACCAGTGTTTGGGTCCTGACACCAGAAAGAAGTCAGAGAAAGTCCTTTGCAAATACTTCTACAGTCAGAACCTACATAAAGCAGTCACCACAGAGACAATAAAAGGCCTCGAGGCTGGGAAGTCTTACATGTTGGATGTCTATGTCATGGGTCATGGAGGCCATTCAGTCAAATATCAAAGCAAAGTCGTAAAAACAAGAAAGTTCTGTTAG